One window of the Oleidesulfovibrio alaskensis DSM 16109 genome contains the following:
- a CDS encoding DUF1833 family protein, translated as MAQPADIWEKAIAEAYASAPADTRILYTIELRHPAFTEPVRVVHWPIEEPEPGVHTLTLEPDAPADAGKAVPFVHCGFALTLPQQSERAPGEFVVRIDNVTELLTGHLVAARKQRTPIDFTYREYLESMPEEPQLVYHGAQIRKVSCSAGVAEGRAEFVNWLNKIFGRQYTPGEYPGLVRGR; from the coding sequence ATGGCGCAGCCTGCCGATATCTGGGAAAAAGCCATTGCGGAGGCCTATGCTTCTGCCCCCGCTGATACCCGCATTTTATACACTATCGAACTGCGGCACCCTGCCTTTACCGAGCCAGTGCGCGTTGTGCACTGGCCTATTGAAGAGCCGGAACCGGGCGTTCATACCCTGACTCTGGAACCGGATGCTCCTGCTGATGCGGGCAAGGCCGTGCCGTTTGTGCACTGCGGCTTTGCGTTGACGCTGCCGCAGCAGTCAGAACGCGCCCCCGGTGAATTTGTTGTCCGCATAGATAATGTCACAGAGCTGTTGACCGGGCATCTTGTGGCGGCACGTAAGCAGCGCACACCCATCGACTTTACCTACCGTGAGTATCTGGAATCCATGCCGGAAGAGCCGCAGCTTGTGTACCACGGTGCACAGATACGCAAGGTGTCGTGCAGTGCGGGAGTTGCGGAAGGCCGCGCGGAGTTTGTGAACTGGCTGAACAAGATTTTCGGCCGGCAATATACACCGGGCGAATACCCCGGACTTGTACGGGGGCGCTAA